A DNA window from Methylobacterium sp. NMS14P contains the following coding sequences:
- the bcsN gene encoding cellulose biosynthesis protein BcsN produces MTFPVRPFRVLALTALLLGACTARDEARSVAGTPRYASLDAIADGRPPASADRPATPMVVLPDWAGRPVRLREHDGADALEQAVSLSAAPRGAGGENGILLRMPRGGASGDASPAGGRPTEAGIRAELAAAFPATAMQVVTRPAANAYGPYGLAVGRTAGGARCLYAWQWIAAAPDLDPASGRPGPVSLRIRLCRDDISLEAMAAAITQITLVPRHAGTPVAGPSATRRAPAAARPRTAARVPAAARDPAPVARAPVAATGLPSGRRYLGVAEAPDGGRGLQDAGPAALRQASIGAPPSIQAEASGADLPPEALRGPVARTGARP; encoded by the coding sequence GTGACGTTCCCTGTCCGCCCCTTCCGCGTCCTGGCGCTGACCGCCCTCCTCCTCGGCGCCTGCACGGCCCGGGACGAGGCGCGCTCCGTCGCCGGCACCCCGCGCTACGCCAGCCTGGACGCGATCGCGGACGGGCGGCCGCCGGCCTCGGCCGACCGTCCCGCCACGCCGATGGTCGTCCTGCCGGACTGGGCCGGCCGGCCGGTGCGGCTGCGGGAGCACGACGGCGCCGACGCCCTCGAGCAGGCCGTGTCGCTGAGCGCCGCGCCCCGCGGCGCGGGGGGCGAGAACGGCATCCTGCTGCGCATGCCCCGCGGCGGCGCGTCCGGGGACGCGAGCCCCGCCGGCGGCCGGCCGACCGAGGCCGGCATCCGCGCCGAGCTCGCCGCGGCCTTCCCCGCGACGGCGATGCAGGTCGTGACCCGACCCGCCGCCAACGCCTACGGGCCCTACGGCCTCGCGGTCGGCCGGACGGCGGGGGGCGCCCGCTGCCTCTACGCCTGGCAGTGGATCGCCGCGGCCCCCGATCTCGACCCGGCCTCCGGGCGGCCCGGCCCGGTCTCCCTGCGGATCCGGCTCTGCCGCGACGACATCAGCCTCGAGGCGATGGCCGCCGCGATCACTCAGATCACGCTCGTGCCGCGCCACGCGGGAACGCCCGTCGCGGGCCCGTCGGCGACGCGGCGCGCCCCCGCGGCGGCGCGGCCCCGCACCGCCGCCCGGGTGCCGGCCGCGGCGCGGGATCCCGCCCCGGTCGCGCGGGCCCCGGTCGCCGCGACCGGCCTGCCGTCGGGCCGGCGCTACCTGGGCGTCGCCGAGGCGCCGGACGGCGGGCGCGGGCTCCAGGACGCGGGTCCGGCCGCGCTGCGGCAGGCCTCGATCGGCGCACCGCCCTCCATCCAGGCCGAGGCGAGCGGCGCCGACCTGCCGCCCGAGGCGCTCCGCGGCCCGGTCGCCCGGACCGGGGCCCGCCCGTGA
- a CDS encoding FAD-binding oxidoreductase, producing the protein MNAETLRTACKGPVIAAGDPQFRDALHGNLWNRLIPDRAPQMIVKAADEDDIVATVKFARAHGLKVVVRGGGHNWCQPTLRNGGILIDLGSLDKILAIDVAQRRAIIQPILSNRDIQKALNAHGLAFPTGHCPQVKASGYFLGGGMAWNPTVWGYGTESLEAIELVTAQGELIRASETENPDFFWAARGAGPGFFGIVTKYFLKLHALPKAIHGSEYFYRLEDAPAVGTWLGEAAPTIAPSVELTQFLVKAPPALAEAAAAQNGWVCMVTATAFEDTPEAARRALAPLDDAPVEPLSTARVTPLDFEQLFDASGALFPEGVRSRVEATYSNHSPGAVMAAILPLWRSAPSATSVFLSTIFCGPDVPGPQRNMARSITSKVYGGPWTMWHEADDDQANAAWHQAVITALKPLNIGYYIGETNTVEQPEIVAQAFTPEKWQTLCALRDKHDPDRVFFDYFEGLR; encoded by the coding sequence ATGAATGCTGAGACCCTGAGGACGGCCTGCAAGGGCCCGGTCATCGCCGCGGGCGACCCGCAGTTCCGGGACGCCCTTCACGGGAACCTGTGGAACAGGCTGATCCCCGACCGGGCGCCGCAGATGATCGTCAAGGCGGCCGACGAGGACGACATCGTCGCCACCGTGAAGTTCGCCCGCGCGCACGGCCTCAAGGTCGTCGTCCGCGGCGGCGGCCACAATTGGTGCCAGCCGACCCTGCGCAACGGCGGGATCCTGATCGACCTCGGGAGCCTCGACAAGATCCTGGCGATCGACGTCGCGCAGCGCCGGGCCATCATCCAGCCCATTCTCAGCAATCGCGACATCCAGAAGGCGCTCAACGCCCACGGGCTCGCCTTCCCGACCGGCCACTGCCCTCAGGTCAAGGCGAGCGGCTACTTCCTCGGCGGCGGCATGGCCTGGAATCCCACGGTCTGGGGCTACGGGACCGAGAGCCTCGAGGCGATCGAGCTCGTCACCGCCCAGGGCGAATTGATCCGGGCCAGCGAGACCGAGAACCCGGACTTCTTCTGGGCCGCGCGCGGCGCCGGCCCGGGCTTCTTCGGGATCGTCACGAAGTATTTTCTCAAGCTCCACGCGCTGCCGAAGGCCATCCACGGCAGCGAGTACTTCTATCGCCTCGAGGACGCGCCGGCCGTCGGCACGTGGCTCGGCGAGGCGGCGCCGACGATCGCGCCGAGCGTCGAGCTGACCCAGTTCCTCGTGAAGGCGCCGCCCGCCCTGGCCGAGGCGGCGGCGGCCCAGAACGGCTGGGTCTGCATGGTCACCGCCACCGCCTTCGAGGACACCCCGGAGGCGGCGCGGCGCGCGCTGGCGCCGCTGGATGACGCACCGGTCGAGCCCCTGTCGACCGCGCGGGTGACGCCGCTCGACTTCGAGCAGCTGTTCGACGCGTCCGGCGCGCTCTTCCCGGAGGGCGTGCGATCCCGGGTCGAGGCCACTTACTCCAATCACAGTCCCGGCGCGGTGATGGCGGCCATCCTGCCCCTGTGGCGGAGCGCGCCTTCGGCGACCTCGGTGTTCCTGTCGACGATCTTCTGCGGCCCCGACGTCCCGGGGCCGCAGCGGAACATGGCCCGCTCCATCACCTCGAAGGTCTATGGCGGTCCCTGGACCATGTGGCACGAGGCGGACGACGATCAGGCCAACGCCGCGTGGCATCAGGCGGTGATCACCGCGCTGAAGCCGCTCAACATCGGCTACTACATCGGCGAGACCAACACGGTCGAGCAGCCCGAGATCGTCGCCCAGGCGTTCACGCCCGAGAAATGGCAGACGCTGTGCGCGCTGCGCGACAAGCACGACCCGGACCGCGTGTTCTTCGACTACTTCGAGGGTCTTCGCTGA
- a CDS encoding glycosyl hydrolase family 8, whose translation MSVLLSVLLSVLLSVLPRGLAALCVLTLLAAHLAAYPARAASASAPPLAGTLRNAEAWRAYKARFVSEQGRVVDTANGGISHSEGQGYGMLLAVAAGDRETFERVWTWTRANLMVRDDQLIAWRWEPDKRPAVADMNDASDGDLLVAWALTEAAEAWHEPEHQVAGRRIAVELGRKLLLPRAPQGPLILPAVAGFSAEERADGPVVNLSYWVFPALDRVGLLAPEFDWRALARSGRRLIAAARFGAQRLPVEWISLSGAAPRPADGFPAEFGYNALRIPLYLAMAGVTEPDLYAPFLGLWQKPEAGLALVETGTGRVSARLTETGYAAIPALAACASRGTPFPAALTRVRAESENYYPVTLQLLALAALNARYPACAPR comes from the coding sequence ATGAGCGTCCTTCTGAGCGTCCTCCTGAGCGTCCTCCTGAGCGTCCTCCCGCGCGGCCTCGCCGCCCTCTGCGTCCTGACCCTCCTGGCCGCGCATCTGGCCGCGTATCCGGCGCGCGCCGCGTCGGCCTCCGCCCCGCCCCTCGCCGGGACCCTCCGGAACGCCGAGGCGTGGCGGGCCTACAAGGCCCGGTTCGTCAGCGAGCAGGGCCGCGTGGTCGACACCGCCAACGGCGGCATCAGCCACAGCGAGGGCCAGGGCTACGGGATGCTGCTCGCCGTGGCGGCGGGCGACCGCGAGACCTTCGAGCGCGTCTGGACCTGGACCCGGGCGAACCTGATGGTCCGCGACGACCAACTGATCGCGTGGCGGTGGGAGCCGGACAAGCGCCCCGCCGTGGCCGACATGAACGACGCCTCGGACGGCGACCTGCTGGTCGCCTGGGCGCTCACCGAGGCCGCGGAGGCGTGGCACGAGCCCGAGCATCAGGTCGCCGGCCGCCGGATCGCCGTCGAGCTCGGGCGCAAGCTGCTCCTGCCGCGCGCGCCGCAGGGCCCGCTGATCCTGCCGGCGGTGGCGGGGTTCTCGGCCGAGGAGCGGGCGGACGGCCCGGTGGTGAACCTCTCCTACTGGGTCTTCCCGGCCCTCGACCGGGTCGGCCTGCTGGCGCCCGAGTTCGACTGGCGGGCGCTCGCCCGCAGCGGGCGCCGGCTGATCGCGGCCGCCCGGTTCGGGGCGCAGCGGCTGCCGGTGGAGTGGATCTCGCTGTCCGGGGCCGCGCCCCGGCCCGCCGACGGGTTCCCGGCCGAGTTCGGCTACAACGCGCTGCGCATCCCGCTCTACCTCGCGATGGCGGGCGTCACCGAGCCGGACCTCTACGCGCCGTTCCTCGGCCTGTGGCAGAAGCCCGAGGCCGGGCTCGCCCTGGTGGAGACCGGGACCGGACGGGTGTCCGCGCGGCTGACCGAGACCGGCTACGCCGCCATCCCGGCGCTGGCCGCCTGCGCGAGCCGCGGGACGCCGTTCCCGGCGGCCCTGACGCGCGTCCGCGCCGAGAGCGAGAACTACTACCCCGTCACCCTGCAGCTGCTGGCCCTGGCGGCCCTGAACGCGCGGTACCCGGCATGCGCACCGCGCTGA
- a CDS encoding CsbD family protein translates to MSSTRKTALRGALLGLALAGPALADDTPTTAGAVDRLKGLANEAVGSAKRGVGNLTDDEAMKAEGRDQKLQGRAQQERGKAKDAVENALDK, encoded by the coding sequence ATGAGCAGTACCCGCAAGACGGCGCTTCGTGGCGCCCTCCTCGGCCTCGCCCTCGCAGGCCCGGCGCTGGCCGACGACACACCGACGACGGCGGGCGCCGTCGACAGGCTCAAGGGCCTCGCCAACGAGGCGGTCGGCAGCGCCAAGCGCGGCGTCGGCAACCTCACGGACGACGAGGCGATGAAGGCCGAGGGGCGCGACCAGAAGCTCCAGGGCCGGGCCCAGCAGGAGCGCGGCAAGGCCAAGGACGCCGTCGAGAACGCCCTCGACAAGTAG
- a CDS encoding DUF4272 domain-containing protein — MNLLKRLFGRADAAPAAEAPADEPLLVNAYATVRDLPALAFNHELNGRRDLSDPELQPHLDGFIGYVMGRGDGQMTALRYHLWRHLQRVRNHVSFAVAASDLPRVEAWALAANAVLFLPDGSVRAPDMALLLSAAGETDPAARLPYPPDAVARRARTLEHLKDLDPKPPAGMPPALGEAELAPRSPAEVLRRALALLYIAAWGQAFGAGTALIEPGQRALNPTGFAALSPAERAQIEAADPKDAAAASWRYEAANTLLWALGVSAARIDDGDATADVDALWRAVAPLAQDAGATDAARLRPSGDILEALDRAWREHWVVRQARQKGAAPAGLNGDVVAERHVALNWLTGFQNDRGTPWDAIDTPT; from the coding sequence ATGAACCTGCTGAAGCGGCTGTTCGGACGCGCCGATGCGGCACCGGCGGCGGAGGCGCCGGCGGACGAGCCGCTTCTCGTCAACGCCTACGCGACCGTGCGCGACCTGCCCGCGCTCGCCTTCAACCATGAGCTGAACGGCCGGCGGGACCTGTCCGACCCCGAATTGCAGCCGCATCTCGACGGGTTCATCGGCTACGTCATGGGGCGGGGCGACGGCCAGATGACCGCCCTGCGCTACCATCTCTGGCGCCACCTGCAGCGCGTCCGCAATCACGTCAGCTTCGCGGTCGCCGCGTCCGATCTGCCGCGCGTGGAGGCCTGGGCGCTCGCGGCGAACGCCGTCCTCTTCCTGCCCGACGGCTCCGTGCGCGCGCCCGACATGGCGCTCCTCCTATCGGCCGCGGGCGAGACGGATCCCGCGGCGCGTCTGCCCTATCCGCCCGACGCCGTCGCGCGCCGCGCGCGGACCCTGGAGCACCTGAAGGATCTGGACCCGAAGCCGCCGGCGGGCATGCCCCCCGCGCTCGGCGAGGCAGAGCTCGCGCCGCGAAGTCCCGCGGAGGTGCTCCGGCGGGCTCTGGCCCTGCTCTACATCGCCGCCTGGGGGCAGGCCTTCGGCGCCGGCACGGCGCTGATCGAGCCGGGACAGAGGGCGCTGAATCCCACCGGCTTCGCGGCCCTGTCGCCGGCCGAGCGGGCCCAGATCGAGGCGGCGGACCCGAAGGATGCCGCGGCGGCGTCCTGGCGCTACGAGGCCGCGAACACCCTCCTGTGGGCGCTCGGCGTGAGCGCGGCCCGGATCGACGACGGCGACGCCACGGCCGACGTGGACGCGCTCTGGCGGGCAGTCGCGCCGCTCGCGCAGGACGCGGGCGCGACCGATGCCGCGCGCCTGCGGCCGTCCGGCGATATCCTGGAGGCGCTGGACCGCGCGTGGCGGGAGCACTGGGTCGTCCGGCAGGCGCGGCAGAAGGGAGCAGCCCCCGCGGGGCTCAACGGCGACGTCGTGGCGGAGCGTCACGTCGCGCTGAACTGGCTGACCGGCTTCCAGAACGACCGCGGCACGCCGTGGGACGCGATCGACACGCCGACGTGA
- a CDS encoding nucleoside deaminase encodes MSDNHEKFMARAIALSEKTSLVDSAGGVFGCVIVQDGEIIAEGANRVVAENDPTWHGEIEAIRKACKAQGSFKLRNATLYTSAEPCPMCMAAAYWAGVKNVYYAAQVEDALEYGGFDDSMIYAELKKDVAERSIPTQQIMREEAVEVWKKYAQKADRVPY; translated from the coding sequence ATGTCTGATAACCACGAAAAGTTCATGGCCCGGGCGATCGCCCTGTCGGAGAAGACGTCGCTGGTCGACAGCGCCGGCGGCGTGTTCGGCTGCGTGATCGTCCAGGACGGCGAGATCATCGCCGAGGGCGCCAACCGCGTCGTCGCCGAGAACGACCCGACCTGGCACGGCGAGATCGAGGCCATCCGGAAGGCCTGCAAGGCGCAGGGCAGCTTCAAGCTCCGGAACGCGACGCTCTACACCAGCGCCGAACCCTGCCCGATGTGCATGGCGGCCGCCTACTGGGCCGGCGTCAAGAACGTCTACTACGCCGCGCAGGTCGAGGACGCGCTGGAATACGGCGGCTTCGACGACAGCATGATCTACGCCGAACTCAAGAAGGACGTCGCGGAGCGCTCCATCCCGACCCAGCAGATCATGCGCGAGGAGGCCGTCGAGGTCTGGAAGAAGTACGCCCAGAAGGCGGACCGCGTCCCCTACTGA
- a CDS encoding response regulator — protein MTDRILLVEDDPGSRDLIGALLAARGDAFDCAADGFLGLRLLSERRHAVVLIDYHLPEMDGYALARLMREIVGAQGRVRLVGITADRHGLASRRGADALFDAILVKPIEPDLLYATLDRLRAPDAAPHVPADGAPDLPPATVADEAPAEALWRRRGLPGRPRAALYPDLGAEAAAAVGHAFRLSPVAEADLILIGAAEGLAQSRALPPGSPGHLLPTVDLTGRLGHTCDATFRVDDPAAWTALAQTCRAFAERRAGLAAAVRDSDDPACRLLSWLHVGGRSLPLSAAEAPAPILAAGLVRSAAMAAILALTEQDLAACVPADGGLAVSLTPAGLSAAAAGLAAAPAASPARDPEPVRDAARVQRLRDAIGAAEVARLTGDLRARLEAAFPPGTLRPAIAQEAHALIAMAGSLGYTRLAAACRTLEATVTGGSDEKDALGHVRGAIRDVLAERPAA, from the coding sequence ATGACCGACCGTATCCTGCTGGTCGAGGACGATCCCGGCTCGCGCGACCTGATCGGCGCCCTGCTGGCGGCGCGCGGCGACGCGTTCGACTGCGCGGCCGACGGGTTCCTGGGCCTGCGGCTCCTGAGCGAGCGCCGCCACGCCGTCGTGCTGATCGACTACCACCTGCCCGAGATGGACGGGTACGCCCTCGCGCGGCTGATGCGCGAGATCGTCGGCGCGCAGGGGCGCGTCCGCCTCGTCGGGATCACGGCCGACCGGCACGGCCTCGCGTCGCGCCGGGGCGCCGACGCGCTGTTCGACGCGATCCTGGTCAAGCCGATCGAGCCCGACCTGCTGTACGCGACGCTCGACCGCCTGCGCGCGCCCGACGCGGCACCGCACGTGCCGGCGGACGGCGCGCCGGACCTGCCGCCGGCCACCGTCGCCGACGAGGCGCCGGCCGAGGCCCTGTGGCGGCGGCGGGGCCTCCCGGGGCGCCCGCGCGCCGCCCTGTACCCGGACCTCGGCGCCGAGGCGGCCGCCGCGGTGGGGCACGCCTTCCGCCTCAGCCCGGTGGCAGAGGCCGATCTGATCCTGATCGGCGCGGCGGAGGGTCTCGCGCAGAGCCGGGCTCTGCCGCCGGGAAGCCCTGGGCACCTGCTCCCCACCGTCGATCTGACCGGACGTCTCGGCCACACCTGCGACGCGACGTTCCGGGTCGACGATCCGGCCGCCTGGACGGCGCTGGCGCAGACCTGCCGCGCCTTCGCCGAGCGCCGCGCGGGGCTCGCCGCCGCGGTTCGGGATTCGGACGATCCGGCCTGCCGGCTGCTCAGCTGGCTCCACGTCGGCGGCCGCAGCCTGCCCCTGTCGGCCGCCGAAGCGCCGGCCCCGATCCTCGCGGCCGGCCTGGTCCGCAGCGCCGCCATGGCGGCGATCCTGGCCCTGACGGAGCAGGATCTGGCCGCCTGCGTGCCGGCCGACGGCGGGCTCGCGGTCAGCCTCACGCCGGCCGGGCTGTCCGCCGCCGCGGCCGGCCTCGCCGCGGCTCCGGCCGCGTCCCCGGCCCGCGATCCTGAACCCGTCCGCGACGCGGCGCGGGTCCAGCGCCTCCGCGACGCGATCGGCGCGGCCGAGGTCGCGCGCCTGACCGGCGACCTGCGGGCGCGCCTCGAGGCGGCGTTCCCGCCCGGAACCCTGCGCCCGGCGATCGCCCAGGAGGCGCACGCCCTGATCGCCATGGCGGGAAGCCTCGGCTACACGCGGCTCGCGGCGGCGTGCCGGACCCTCGAGGCCACCGTGACCGGCGGCTCGGACGAGAAGGACGCCCTCGGGCACGTCAGGGGCGCGATCCGCGACGTCCTCGCGGAGCGTCCGGCCGCCTGA
- a CDS encoding M48 family metallopeptidase, producing MLLPLAILLIGLWQGRRGVDDRRAFAAERDRLGAVVADLEARSPRDGRPDFSLQFRHDGRLYGGPYAAVKAREVRDHAGTLAAVMDWRSRLPAVAVAGGGLAAVLSVLVLLVGGLLGHLGRGSRDALVRGFSLVRRLLPAALAAQIVAATAGLVAVVLFEAGLLVDGGLSGGGVKLLAIAAGAVGGTILAACGALIGLRRALVAFAPDPLPILGRRIAPAEAPGLWRLVEALADRMGALKPEALVVGLTEGFFVSAGPAVLEPGGARLDGRILYVPLPYLALLRVDETAAILGHELAHYAGGDTAYSQRFLPIYAGVGRSLDAMAERERGALGVLGPSIRLGLYVMEQFHLAVRHWSRVREFAADAAGAAVTSTAASARALLRYGAVRPRVVEALDAAADAPEAAPADLVAAALDGAIARGLEDPAARLEDGQAHPTDTHPSTRDRVAALGLAIDAGLLAAAGTAPPAEARDQLAAYFADPDGLCRAATQDFLGAVRAQEAANRAHLEATAAEVGTEERVLRASHRARGLTLAASAGLFAAAALALALLRVPGLSPYEARIVAAVALTLAAAFGGAGALVLSRGEPIALILSPAGLTTPGLDRVIPWEAVADLDMSLSRGGIVTRLLLPPGADWPERAPGRHPVKLDPKRRIVTLTVGLPRRMKPQDFADLITRYQAAHHARRTLAERAARATVATGTPSPEDQPA from the coding sequence GTGCTGCTGCCGCTCGCGATCCTGCTGATCGGGCTCTGGCAGGGCCGGCGCGGCGTCGACGACCGGCGGGCGTTCGCGGCCGAGCGCGATCGCCTCGGCGCGGTCGTGGCGGATCTGGAGGCGCGGTCTCCGCGGGACGGGCGCCCCGATTTCAGCCTGCAGTTCCGGCACGACGGCCGCCTCTACGGCGGCCCCTACGCCGCGGTGAAGGCCCGCGAGGTCCGCGACCACGCGGGGACCCTCGCCGCCGTGATGGACTGGCGAAGCCGGTTGCCGGCGGTCGCGGTTGCCGGCGGCGGCCTCGCGGCGGTGCTGTCCGTGCTCGTGCTGCTCGTCGGCGGCCTGCTCGGGCACCTCGGGCGCGGCTCGCGCGACGCCCTGGTCCGCGGCTTCTCGCTGGTGCGGCGGCTGCTTCCGGCCGCGCTCGCCGCCCAGATCGTGGCGGCGACCGCCGGCCTCGTCGCGGTGGTCCTCTTCGAGGCGGGGCTGCTCGTCGACGGCGGCCTCAGCGGCGGCGGCGTGAAGCTCCTGGCGATCGCGGCCGGCGCGGTCGGCGGCACGATCCTCGCCGCGTGCGGCGCCCTGATCGGCCTCCGCCGGGCCCTCGTCGCCTTCGCGCCCGACCCGCTGCCGATCCTCGGGCGGCGGATCGCGCCGGCCGAGGCGCCGGGTCTCTGGCGCCTCGTCGAGGCGCTCGCCGACCGGATGGGCGCGCTCAAGCCCGAGGCCCTGGTCGTCGGCCTCACCGAGGGCTTCTTCGTCAGCGCCGGCCCGGCCGTGCTCGAGCCCGGCGGCGCGCGGCTCGACGGCCGGATCCTCTACGTCCCCCTGCCCTATCTCGCCCTGCTGCGCGTCGACGAGACGGCGGCGATCCTCGGGCACGAACTCGCCCACTACGCCGGCGGCGACACCGCCTACAGCCAGCGCTTCCTGCCGATCTACGCCGGCGTCGGGCGCTCCCTCGACGCGATGGCCGAGCGCGAGCGCGGCGCGCTCGGCGTCCTCGGGCCCTCGATCCGCCTCGGCCTGTACGTGATGGAGCAGTTCCACCTCGCCGTGCGCCACTGGAGCCGGGTGCGCGAGTTCGCGGCCGACGCGGCCGGCGCCGCCGTGACGTCGACCGCCGCCTCGGCCCGGGCGCTGCTGCGCTACGGCGCCGTGCGCCCGCGCGTCGTCGAGGCCCTGGACGCGGCGGCCGACGCGCCGGAGGCGGCCCCGGCCGACCTCGTGGCGGCGGCGCTCGACGGCGCGATCGCGCGCGGCCTCGAGGATCCCGCGGCGCGCCTCGAGGACGGGCAGGCCCACCCGACCGACACCCACCCGTCGACCCGCGACCGCGTCGCGGCCCTCGGGCTGGCGATCGACGCGGGCCTGCTGGCCGCGGCCGGAACCGCGCCGCCGGCCGAGGCCCGCGACCAGCTCGCCGCCTACTTCGCCGATCCGGACGGCCTGTGCCGGGCCGCGACGCAGGACTTCCTCGGCGCGGTCCGCGCGCAGGAGGCGGCCAACCGCGCGCATCTGGAGGCGACCGCCGCGGAGGTTGGAACCGAGGAACGAGTGCTGCGCGCCAGCCACCGCGCCCGCGGCCTCACGCTGGCCGCCAGCGCCGGCCTCTTCGCCGCCGCGGCGCTCGCGCTCGCCCTGCTCCGCGTCCCGGGGCTGTCGCCGTACGAGGCCCGTATCGTGGCGGCCGTGGCCCTGACCCTCGCGGCCGCCTTCGGCGGGGCGGGCGCCCTCGTCCTGTCGCGGGGCGAGCCGATCGCCCTGATCCTGAGCCCCGCGGGGCTGACGACGCCCGGTCTCGACAGGGTGATCCCCTGGGAGGCCGTCGCCGATCTCGACATGTCGCTGAGCCGCGGCGGCATCGTCACCCGCCTGCTGCTGCCGCCGGGCGCGGACTGGCCGGAGCGGGCCCCGGGGCGACACCCCGTGAAGCTCGACCCGAAGCGCCGCATCGTGACGCTCACGGTCGGGTTGCCGCGCCGGATGAAGCCGCAGGATTTCGCTGACCTGATCACCCGCTACCAGGCCGCGCACCACGCCCGCCGCACCCTGGCCGAGCGCGCCGCGCGCGCGACCGTCGCCACCGGCACCCCCTCCCCCGAAGATCAGCCTGCTTGA